A section of the Streptomyces sp. NBC_01408 genome encodes:
- a CDS encoding protein phosphatase 2C domain-containing protein has protein sequence MTGYALGGVAVPPMPPPEPPAWRWEVPPEVRPEAAPEPPPVPAPQPPPPPAAPAGAAGRPEVHHLGDRAPTYAPEPSALPPADPAAVEALTPDTVLEGARYGTYTLRAASLRGDSARFRGEARRDFLLAARFGGGDEALVLVVLAGGDRAAPGAADAAAELGRTVAAAVGRSQERLADDIRAGRRDALLSGLQRLTDRGYGRLRARAAELGLAEDAYTAGLRGLLLPVDPQCRTRVCFGSGAGGLFRLRSGAWQDLEPAEETSGEPAGAGFRFRASVARPGDTLLLCSGGLAEPMREEASLPAELAVRWSEPEPPGLAAFLADTQLRLKGYADDRTAAAVWEA, from the coding sequence GTGACCGGGTACGCGCTCGGGGGTGTGGCCGTGCCGCCGATGCCGCCGCCGGAACCGCCCGCGTGGCGGTGGGAGGTGCCGCCGGAGGTCCGGCCCGAGGCGGCGCCGGAACCGCCGCCCGTGCCCGCACCCCAGCCCCCGCCCCCGCCCGCGGCCCCGGCCGGCGCCGCCGGCCGACCCGAGGTGCACCACCTCGGTGACCGCGCCCCGACCTACGCGCCCGAACCGAGCGCGCTGCCGCCCGCCGATCCGGCCGCCGTGGAAGCCCTCACCCCCGACACCGTCCTGGAGGGGGCCCGCTACGGCACCTACACCCTGCGCGCCGCCTCCCTGCGCGGGGACTCCGCCCGGTTCCGGGGCGAGGCCCGGCGGGACTTCCTGCTCGCCGCGCGCTTCGGCGGCGGCGACGAGGCCCTGGTCCTCGTGGTGCTGGCCGGCGGGGACCGGGCCGCGCCCGGGGCCGCCGATGCCGCCGCCGAGCTGGGCCGCACCGTCGCGGCGGCCGTCGGGCGCAGCCAGGAGCGGCTGGCCGACGACATCAGGGCCGGGCGCCGCGACGCCCTGCTCTCCGGCCTCCAGCGGCTCACCGACCGGGGCTACGGGCGGTTGCGGGCCCGCGCCGCCGAGCTGGGGCTGGCGGAGGACGCGTACACCGCGGGACTGCGCGGGCTGCTGCTCCCGGTGGACCCGCAGTGCCGGACCCGGGTGTGCTTCGGCTCCGGCGCGGGCGGGCTGTTCCGGCTGCGGTCCGGCGCGTGGCAGGACCTGGAACCGGCCGAGGAGACCTCCGGCGAGCCGGCCGGGGCGGGCTTCCGCTTCCGCGCCTCGGTCGCCCGGCCCGGGGACACCCTGCTGCTGTGCTCCGGCGGCCTGGCCGAGCCGATGCGGGAGGAGGCGAGCCTGCCGGCCGAACTCGCGGTGCGCTGGTCCGAGCCCGAGCCCCCGGGCCTCGCGGCCTTCCTCGCGGACACCCAGCTCCGCCTCAAGGGATACGCGGACGACCGTACGGCCGCCGCGGTCTGGGAGGCGTAA
- a CDS encoding S8 family serine peptidase, with protein MRPISRTALGAATAAVLAVTAVGPSTAQPSDGGPGGRPVVGSEEAAKQPTAPVTVTLVTGDRILVSTDAAGRTAATAMPREDGSQPLVQTRQSGKDLYVYPEGAVKALAAGKVDEQLFNVTGLVRQGYDDAHAKKLPLIAVYDSSVDVARSAPPAPRGAERSLVLDSIGAVALAADKQQAAAFWADVTGTDARARSVSGGLKKLWLDGKVQANLERSTRQVGANAAWAAGYDGKGTKVAVLDTGTDLEHPDLKGRVAASKNFTDSDTDADRQGHGTHTISTVGGSGAESGGAKKGVAPGAELLSGKVLDDGGYGLDSWIIAGMEWAVENKADVVSMSLGDPSQTACDDPLAAAAERLSQQGPLFVIAAGNSGPGNNTVSSPGCAAAVLTVGAVDRDDTTANFSSRGPAGLQHTLKPEIVAPGVGISAAAAGGRGVYAYQSMSGTSMATPHVAGAAAIVKQRHPDWTSQQIKAALVGSANTRVPGDVRETGGGRLDLKAALDTTVTSAPAVQGGTYNWPQDRSDRTGVEVPYTNTGARPVTLDLAVEKVTGNDGSAVRSQVARLERRTVTVPAGATVKVPLALDPAAKLERSQYGDVTGRVVATANGVRVSTPFSLHVEPQTVTLRVKLVDRSGKPAAGPSSLDVIGTDDAAGERRFNDGSVDQVYRVRPGAYFLSAFVGTPDSGEGAELTDSLTYLGRPQVEVKKDTTVVLDARKAGRLAIEADRPAEARNTTLGFARSWDDTWLHAGTAMGGRTVRGYYASVEGRAEDGDFEFASYWRAAAPLVTELKAVGGPVLHPITASTGSDNLDGNGTAPLVDAGTGTPEELAAAGVKDAIALVKVTDGALHELAQHAEAAGAKAVLPYRETPGRWVAFTGYAGGALPTLAIESGEGKALLAALAAGKVTLSWKATAKSPYVYSLAFPETGEVKGGRTYRVRDRDLGQVDSTYNSMGVAADFIDLAGAYRPIGSAVYFGGFETVAAPGRRTEFYSAGDTAWDQLLSSSFPWGEFMTGEQRTHAKGGKSTATWYDGVTGPVAPRDSAGKEVLAAERQGNLIGFAPAMWGDSGHSAQPGSFGDIGNLELKRDGEVIGESWYPFGVFEVPAEEGRYELTQNIEKIGPPARTWQRSTSVRTSWGFTSKLDSSAYSQGLPVLFPRYAAPLDGLKTVPAADGQAIGLSATGHGGYASGALKSAKLSYSYDGENWMEAKVSERGGAWTATVDHSGASGKPVSLKVELTDANGASVTQAVARAYDVR; from the coding sequence ATGCGCCCGATATCGCGTACGGCGCTGGGAGCGGCCACCGCGGCCGTCCTGGCCGTCACCGCCGTGGGTCCGTCCACGGCACAGCCGAGCGACGGAGGGCCGGGCGGGAGACCCGTCGTCGGGAGCGAGGAAGCTGCGAAGCAGCCCACGGCCCCCGTCACCGTGACCCTCGTCACCGGCGACCGGATCCTCGTCTCCACCGACGCGGCCGGCCGCACCGCCGCCACCGCCATGCCGCGCGAGGACGGCTCGCAGCCGCTCGTACAGACCCGCCAGTCCGGCAAGGACCTGTACGTCTACCCCGAGGGCGCGGTCAAGGCGCTCGCCGCGGGCAAGGTCGACGAGCAGCTCTTCAACGTCACCGGCCTCGTCCGGCAGGGCTACGACGACGCGCACGCCAAGAAGCTGCCGCTGATCGCGGTCTACGACAGCTCCGTCGACGTGGCGCGCAGCGCCCCGCCGGCGCCGCGCGGAGCCGAGCGCTCCCTCGTCCTGGACTCCATCGGCGCTGTCGCGCTCGCCGCCGACAAGCAGCAGGCCGCCGCCTTCTGGGCCGACGTCACCGGTACGGACGCCCGCGCGCGTTCCGTCTCCGGCGGGCTGAAGAAGCTGTGGCTGGACGGCAAGGTCCAGGCGAACCTGGAGCGCTCCACCCGGCAGGTCGGTGCGAACGCCGCCTGGGCCGCCGGATACGACGGCAAGGGCACCAAGGTCGCCGTCCTGGACACCGGCACCGACCTGGAGCACCCCGACCTCAAGGGGCGCGTCGCCGCGTCGAAGAACTTCACCGACTCCGACACCGACGCGGACCGCCAGGGCCACGGCACCCACACCATCTCCACCGTCGGCGGCTCCGGAGCCGAGAGCGGCGGAGCCAAGAAGGGTGTCGCCCCCGGCGCCGAACTGCTCAGCGGCAAGGTCCTCGACGACGGGGGCTACGGCCTCGACTCGTGGATCATCGCCGGTATGGAGTGGGCCGTCGAGAACAAGGCCGACGTGGTCTCCATGAGCCTCGGCGACCCCTCCCAGACCGCGTGCGACGACCCGCTCGCCGCCGCGGCCGAACGCCTCTCGCAGCAGGGCCCGCTGTTCGTGATCGCCGCCGGGAACTCCGGACCCGGCAACAACACGGTCTCCTCGCCCGGTTGCGCGGCCGCCGTGCTGACCGTGGGCGCCGTCGACCGGGACGACACCACGGCGAACTTCTCCAGCCGCGGCCCGGCCGGACTCCAGCACACCCTCAAGCCCGAGATCGTGGCCCCCGGCGTCGGGATCTCGGCCGCCGCGGCAGGCGGCCGCGGGGTGTACGCCTACCAGTCGATGTCCGGCACCTCCATGGCGACCCCGCACGTCGCGGGCGCCGCCGCCATCGTCAAGCAGCGCCACCCCGACTGGACCTCCCAGCAGATCAAGGCCGCCCTGGTGGGCTCCGCGAACACCCGGGTCCCCGGGGACGTACGGGAGACCGGCGGCGGCCGCCTCGACCTGAAGGCCGCTCTCGACACCACCGTCACGAGCGCCCCCGCCGTCCAGGGCGGTACGTACAACTGGCCGCAGGACCGCAGCGACCGCACCGGTGTCGAGGTCCCGTACACCAACACGGGTGCCCGGCCGGTCACCCTGGACCTCGCCGTAGAGAAGGTCACCGGCAACGACGGCTCGGCCGTCCGCAGCCAGGTCGCCCGCCTGGAGCGGCGTACGGTCACCGTCCCGGCCGGCGCCACCGTCAAGGTGCCCCTCGCCCTCGACCCGGCCGCGAAGCTGGAACGCTCCCAGTACGGGGACGTCACCGGCCGCGTCGTCGCCACGGCGAACGGGGTGCGCGTCTCCACCCCCTTCTCGCTCCACGTCGAGCCGCAGACGGTGACCCTGCGCGTCAAGCTCGTCGACCGCTCGGGCAAGCCCGCCGCCGGACCCTCCTCGCTGGACGTCATCGGCACCGACGACGCCGCCGGTGAGCGCCGCTTCAACGACGGCTCCGTGGACCAGGTCTACCGGGTCCGCCCGGGCGCGTACTTCCTCTCCGCCTTCGTCGGCACCCCCGACTCCGGTGAGGGCGCCGAACTGACCGACTCCCTCACCTACCTCGGCCGCCCCCAGGTCGAGGTGAAGAAGGACACCACCGTCGTACTGGACGCCCGCAAGGCCGGACGCCTGGCCATCGAGGCCGACCGGCCCGCCGAGGCCCGCAACACCACCCTCGGCTTCGCCCGCAGCTGGGACGACACCTGGCTGCACGCCGGCACCGCCATGGGCGGCCGGACCGTCCGCGGGTACTACGCCTCCGTCGAAGGCCGCGCGGAGGACGGGGACTTCGAGTTCGCCAGCTACTGGCGGGCGGCCGCGCCGCTCGTCACCGAGCTGAAGGCCGTCGGCGGTCCCGTCCTGCACCCGATCACCGCGTCCACCGGCAGCGACAACCTCGACGGCAACGGCACCGCGCCGCTCGTCGACGCGGGCACCGGTACCCCCGAAGAGCTCGCGGCGGCCGGGGTCAAGGACGCGATCGCCCTGGTCAAGGTCACGGACGGCGCCCTCCACGAGCTCGCGCAGCACGCCGAGGCGGCCGGTGCCAAGGCGGTCCTCCCTTACCGCGAGACCCCCGGCCGCTGGGTCGCCTTCACCGGCTACGCGGGCGGCGCCCTGCCCACCCTGGCCATCGAGTCCGGCGAGGGCAAGGCGCTGCTGGCCGCGCTGGCGGCGGGCAAGGTCACGCTGTCCTGGAAGGCCACGGCGAAGAGCCCGTACGTCTACTCCCTCGCCTTCCCCGAGACGGGAGAGGTCAAGGGCGGCCGCACCTACCGGGTGCGTGACCGCGACCTCGGCCAGGTCGACTCCACCTACAACTCCATGGGCGTGGCAGCCGACTTCATCGACCTCGCCGGGGCCTACCGGCCGATCGGCAGCGCGGTGTACTTCGGCGGGTTCGAGACCGTCGCGGCTCCGGGCCGGCGCACCGAGTTCTACTCCGCCGGGGACACGGCCTGGGACCAGCTGCTCTCCAGCAGCTTCCCCTGGGGCGAGTTCATGACGGGCGAGCAGCGGACCCACGCGAAGGGCGGCAAGTCCACGGCGACCTGGTACGACGGAGTGACCGGCCCCGTGGCACCCCGCGACTCCGCAGGCAAGGAGGTCCTGGCCGCCGAGCGGCAGGGCAACCTGATCGGCTTCGCCCCCGCCATGTGGGGCGACAGCGGCCACTCGGCGCAGCCGGGGTCCTTCGGGGACATTGGCAACCTCGAGCTCAAGCGTGACGGCGAGGTCATCGGCGAGAGCTGGTACCCGTTCGGGGTCTTCGAGGTCCCGGCCGAGGAGGGCCGCTACGAACTGACCCAGAACATCGAGAAGATCGGGCCGCCGGCGCGCACCTGGCAGCGCTCCACCTCGGTCCGGACCAGTTGGGGCTTCACCTCGAAGCTCGACTCCTCGGCGTACTCGCAGGGCCTGCCGGTCCTCTTCCCGAGGTACGCGGCGCCGCTGGACGGCCTGAAGACCGTCCCGGCCGCCGACGGGCAGGCCATCGGGCTCAGCGCCACCGGGCACGGGGGATACGCCTCCGGCGCGCTGAAGTCGGCGAAGCTGTCGTACTCGTACGACGGTGAGAACTGGATGGAGGCGAAGGTCAGCGAGCGCGGCGGCGCCTGGACCGCGACCGTGGACCACTCCGGAGCCTCCGGCAAGCCGGTCTCGCTGAAGGTCGAACTGACCGACGCGAACGGCGCCTCGGTCACCCAGGCGGTCGCGCGGGCGTACGACGTCCGCTAG
- a CDS encoding helix-turn-helix domain-containing protein codes for MLSAIGLDEGQESAYRALVALGAAEVPDLAHRLNLPVQQTERALRHLERQGLAAQSSARPGRWVAAPPGVALGSLLTQQRHELEQAELTAALLAQEYRAEAAEPAVHDLVEVVQGARAVAHRFHQLQLGAVEEVCALVTGRPQVVTGTDNEAEERASVRGVEYRVVIEREVLALPSGIREASTALARGERVRVTGQVPTKLVIADRTLAMVPLTARGAEPAALVVHASGLLESLMGLFEAVWRESLPLRLGSTGSAEESGGSPDATDLEILSLLLAGMTDASVAKHLELGLRTVQRRVKGLMELSGVTTRLQLGWHAYERGWVAR; via the coding sequence TTGCTGAGTGCGATAGGCCTGGACGAGGGCCAGGAGTCCGCATACCGCGCGTTGGTGGCGTTGGGAGCGGCGGAGGTGCCGGACCTGGCCCACCGCCTGAACCTGCCGGTGCAGCAGACCGAACGGGCGCTGCGGCACCTGGAGCGGCAGGGGCTCGCCGCGCAGTCCTCGGCCCGGCCGGGGCGGTGGGTGGCGGCCCCGCCGGGAGTCGCCCTCGGCTCCCTGCTCACCCAGCAGCGGCACGAGCTGGAGCAGGCGGAGCTGACGGCGGCGCTGCTGGCCCAGGAGTACCGGGCGGAGGCGGCCGAGCCGGCGGTGCACGACCTGGTGGAGGTGGTGCAGGGCGCGCGTGCGGTGGCGCACCGGTTCCACCAGCTCCAGCTGGGCGCCGTGGAGGAGGTGTGCGCACTGGTCACCGGCCGGCCGCAGGTGGTGACGGGCACCGACAACGAGGCCGAGGAACGGGCCTCCGTACGGGGTGTCGAGTACCGGGTGGTGATCGAGCGCGAGGTGCTGGCCCTGCCGAGCGGGATCCGGGAGGCCTCGACGGCCCTGGCGCGCGGCGAACGGGTCCGGGTGACGGGGCAGGTCCCCACGAAGCTGGTGATCGCGGACCGGACCCTCGCCATGGTCCCGCTGACGGCGCGCGGCGCGGAGCCGGCGGCGCTGGTGGTGCACGCCTCGGGGCTGCTGGAGTCCCTGATGGGCCTGTTCGAGGCGGTGTGGCGGGAGTCGCTGCCGCTGCGGCTGGGCTCGACCGGTTCGGCGGAGGAGTCGGGGGGCAGCCCCGACGCCACGGACCTGGAGATCCTTTCGCTGCTCCTGGCGGGCATGACCGACGCGAGCGTGGCCAAGCACCTGGAACTGGGCCTGCGGACAGTGCAGCGGCGGGTGAAGGGCCTGATGGAGCTGTCCGGGGTCACGACGCGGCTCCAGCTGGGCTGGCACGCGTACGAAAGGGGCTGGGTGGCCCGATAG
- a CDS encoding DUF456 domain-containing protein — MEGPQLLLVALVLLLGVLGVLVPGVPGTWLVWAGLLWWALRERSALAWSLLVAATALLLVVQVVKWQLPPRRLRGAGVTRRMAAYAGAGAVLGFVVIPVLGAVPGFVGGIYLCERLRLGTHGEAWASVRAVMREVGTSVLVELFACLLVVGAWVGAVAAGA; from the coding sequence ATGGAAGGGCCTCAGCTGCTGCTCGTAGCGCTGGTGCTGCTGCTCGGGGTGCTGGGGGTGCTGGTCCCGGGCGTGCCGGGCACCTGGCTGGTGTGGGCGGGGCTGCTGTGGTGGGCGCTGCGCGAACGGTCGGCCCTGGCGTGGTCCCTGCTGGTCGCGGCGACGGCGCTGCTGCTGGTGGTCCAGGTCGTGAAGTGGCAGCTGCCGCCCCGGCGGCTGCGGGGTGCGGGGGTCACCCGCCGGATGGCGGCGTACGCGGGGGCCGGGGCGGTCCTGGGCTTCGTAGTGATCCCGGTACTGGGCGCGGTCCCCGGCTTCGTGGGGGGCATCTACCTGTGCGAACGGCTCCGCCTGGGCACCCACGGCGAGGCCTGGGCCTCGGTGCGGGCGGTGATGCGGGAGGTGGGGACGAGCGTGCTGGTGGAGCTGTTCGCGTGCCTGCTCGTGGTGGGCGCGTGGGTGGGCGCGGTGGCGGCGGGGGCGTAG
- a CDS encoding VOC family protein, with protein MPQKITTFLMFEGGAEEAMTFYTSLFEDSEIVDISRYGPEGPGPEGTVLHATFALAGQRFMCIDSHVKHEFGFTPAVSLFVQCESEAELDRLYGALAEQGTELMPLGSYGFSPKFGWVNDRFGVSWQLNLPA; from the coding sequence ATGCCGCAGAAGATCACCACGTTCCTGATGTTCGAGGGCGGGGCGGAGGAGGCCATGACCTTCTACACCTCGCTGTTCGAGGACTCCGAGATCGTCGACATCAGCCGCTACGGCCCCGAGGGCCCGGGCCCGGAGGGCACCGTCCTGCACGCCACGTTCGCGCTCGCCGGACAGCGGTTCATGTGCATCGACAGCCACGTCAAGCACGAGTTCGGCTTCACCCCGGCGGTGTCGCTGTTCGTCCAGTGCGAGAGCGAGGCCGAGCTGGACCGCCTCTACGGTGCCCTTGCCGAACAGGGCACGGAGCTGATGCCGCTGGGCTCGTACGGGTTCAGCCCCAAGTTCGGCTGGGTGAACGACCGCTTCGGCGTCTCGTGGCAGCTGAACCTGCCGGCCTGA
- the rsgA gene encoding ribosome small subunit-dependent GTPase A — protein MFNASLNTSSTSDAQHVLAAYGWDEGWAAEFAPYAAKGLVHGRVVRVDRGQCDVATLAGVIRADTEFVVPRDPMKVVCTGDWVAVDPEGGDPRYARTILPRRTAFVRSTSSKRSEGQVLATNIDHIIICVSLAVELDLGRIERFLALAMSSSSGDALLRTSADSWESGAQPLVVLTKADLVPDPATLAHLVQDVETTAPGVQVLTISSLTGEGTDVLAAVVGDGTSVLLGISGAGKSTLANALLGAEVMEVQEAREVDGKGRHTTTTRNLLALPGGGVLIDTPGLRGVGLWDAETGVGQVFSEIEEYATRCRFHDCAHEAEPGCAVLAALDSGELAERRLESYRKLLRENQRIVAKTDARVRSEIRRDWRLKSAEGRANYAAKRTGRA, from the coding sequence TTGTTCAACGCTTCGCTCAACACGTCTTCCACTTCTGATGCTCAGCACGTCCTCGCCGCCTACGGCTGGGACGAAGGCTGGGCGGCCGAGTTCGCCCCGTACGCTGCGAAGGGTCTGGTCCACGGCCGGGTCGTACGGGTCGACCGCGGTCAGTGCGACGTCGCCACCCTCGCTGGCGTCATCCGGGCCGACACCGAGTTCGTCGTTCCCCGTGACCCGATGAAGGTCGTGTGTACGGGGGACTGGGTCGCCGTCGATCCCGAGGGCGGTGATCCGCGGTACGCGCGCACGATCCTCCCTCGCCGTACGGCCTTCGTGCGGTCGACGTCCTCCAAGCGTTCCGAAGGCCAGGTGCTGGCCACTAACATCGATCACATCATCATCTGTGTGTCGCTCGCGGTCGAACTCGACCTCGGGCGGATCGAGCGGTTCCTCGCGCTTGCGATGTCCAGTTCGAGTGGTGACGCGCTGCTGCGTACGTCGGCGGACTCCTGGGAGTCGGGGGCGCAGCCGCTGGTCGTCCTCACCAAGGCGGACCTGGTCCCGGACCCGGCGACCCTCGCCCATCTCGTCCAGGACGTGGAGACCACCGCGCCGGGGGTCCAGGTACTCACCATCTCCTCCCTCACCGGCGAGGGCACGGACGTCCTCGCCGCCGTCGTCGGGGACGGCACCAGCGTGCTGCTCGGCATCTCCGGCGCGGGCAAGTCCACGCTGGCCAACGCGCTGCTGGGTGCCGAGGTCATGGAGGTCCAGGAGGCCCGCGAGGTCGACGGCAAGGGCCGGCACACCACGACCACGCGCAACCTGCTCGCCCTGCCGGGCGGCGGCGTACTGATCGACACGCCCGGGCTGCGCGGCGTGGGCCTGTGGGACGCGGAGACCGGCGTGGGCCAGGTCTTCTCGGAGATCGAGGAGTACGCGACCCGGTGCCGCTTCCACGACTGCGCGCACGAAGCGGAGCCGGGGTGCGCGGTGCTGGCCGCCCTGGACTCGGGGGAGCTGGCGGAACGCCGCCTGGAGAGCTACCGCAAGCTGCTCCGGGAGAACCAGCGCATCGTCGCGAAGACGGACGCGCGCGTCCGCTCGGAGATCCGCCGTGACTGGCGGCTGAAGTCGGCCGAGGGACGGGCCAACTACGCGGCGAAGCGCACCGGCCGAGCGTGA
- a CDS encoding helix-turn-helix domain-containing protein — MGCRLAVSQARRTTTQRSTCARPLQEAAARLGLSPRTLHRRLRHFMDMAGVRTLMQLGGHAVRHGWVEPH; from the coding sequence CTGGGCTGCCGCCTTGCGGTCAGCCAGGCTCGCCGGACAACCACACAGCGATCCACGTGCGCCCGCCCGCTCCAAGAAGCTGCGGCCCGACTCGGTCTGTCACCGCGGACGCTGCACCGGCGCCTGCGCCACTTCATGGACATGGCCGGAGTCCGAACCCTGATGCAGCTGGGCGGTCACGCCGTCCGACACGGCTGGGTGGAGCCGCACTGA